From a single Solanum dulcamara chromosome 4, daSolDulc1.2, whole genome shotgun sequence genomic region:
- the LOC129884322 gene encoding uncharacterized protein LOC129884322 translates to MRQEFSNAKQMYRLGGMPYALNAWIYECASQVPSEIAVRVGNKIPRILNWRVVAVKPKFETFMSTIFSEYRCSNIVQSQHEMESIIIHGSQQKPEASTSAAKVNFRKPHEVLGFEDFSTTPPTKLLKRSSHVVDTSSPYPSKRMKTSPTKEPIQVEIANMHKNFIPPNESEKPISPDNVPAAKSAVIHSDFSYTCIKVDRKFKRLENKIDSNYIDLLKAIDSITNRMTGTSSQLKTDDFDQTFHVVEQQQAPTGLEVHNFANKSDPPQQNDQSNIQEDIKGPEPSTMIKQVDNISEQNISSDIPESFDQYVSFDILKEPETLIFTPQLKDVSAHQMKPQRADIDQLITDSDTLQNTAKKDGRVAIDKTDKVEEQVEEIEKEKIKPSTSESNTSAPFSSETLE, encoded by the exons ATGCGGCAGGAGTTTTCAAATGCCAAACAAATGTATCGTCTAGGCGGCATGCCATACGCTCTGAATGCATGGATATATGAATGTGCATCTCAAGTGCCCTCTGAAATTGCTGTAAGAGTGGGTAataaaattcccagaattcttaACTGGCGTGTTGTTGCCGTGAAGCCAAAATTTGAGACCTTCATGTCTACCATCTTCAGTGAG TATCGATGCTCCAACATTGTCCAATCTCAACATGAAATGGAATCTATTATCATTCATGGCAGTCAACAGAAACCTGAAGCTTCAACATCAGCTGCCAAGGTCAATTTCAGAAAACCTCATGAAGTCCTCGGATTTGAGGACTTTTCAACAACACCACCcacaaaattattaaaaagatcCAGTCATGTCGTTGATACATCTTCTCCATATCCTTCCAAAAGAATGAAGACTTCCCCTACTAAAGAGCCAATTCAAGTAGAAATAGCCAACATGCATAAGAATTTCATACCACCAAATGAATCAGAAAAGCCTATTTCTCCTGACAATGTACCAGCGGCGAAGTCAGCG gTGATACATTCTGATTTTTCATATACCTGTATCAAGGTTGACCGAAAGTTCAAGCGTTTGGAgaataaaattgattcaaattatattgatcttttgaaagcCATCGACAGTATAACGAACCGAATGACTGGCACATCATCTCAACTTAAAACAGATGATTTTGATCAAACATTCCATGTGGTTGAACAACAACAAGCACCTACTGGATTAGAGGTGcacaattttgcaaataaatctGACCCACCCCAACAAAATGACCAATCTAATATCCAGGAAGATATTAAG gGACCTGAACCATCCACCATGATAAAACAAGTGGACAATATATCAGAACAAAACATTTCATCAGATATTCCAGAATCATTTGATCAGTATGtttcttttgatatattaaag GAACCAGAAACATTAATTTTTACACCACAATTGAAGGATGTATCAGCACACCAAATGAAACCACAAAGAGCAGATATTGATCAGCTTATtactgattctgatacattacaa AACACTGCAAAGAAAGATGGAAGAGTAGCCATTGATAAAACTGACAAGGTAGAAGAGCAAGTTGAggagattgaaaaagaaaaaatcaagcCAAGCACATCAGAATCCAATACTTCAGCACCGTTTTCGAGCGAAACTCTGGAGTGA
- the LOC129884323 gene encoding uncharacterized protein LOC129884323, with product MNIPILLRYSGVWQSDVSYEQYKSDGIIVGDNVAYSNLKAAIAAELSVDESEKNIKIRYIVEVKENQFYKDKATLVDVMVKYKINNEFNFKVKRSYSKSYVLVCFSDDCCWRMKASCWKKSDIFKVRYFNSEHSCALRDRIFNKVHATKAFVSSFTAPKLVNHKRILTPNDIREDIKSAYRIDITYQQAWRSKENALEMLRGKPADGYRQLSAYLHMLKTVYPNSYISMHKSSTDEFMYLFIALRPLMRGFQFCRPVIVVDGAHLDGPYKGTFVSASSLDGAGCILPLAYGVVDTENDASWTRFFQNFKNAFNERDNISVFDT from the exons ATGAATATCCCGATACTACTGAGATATTCTGGAGTTTGGCAATCCGATGTTAGTTATGaacaatacaaaagtgatggaatcaTTGTCGGTGACAATGTAGCTTACTCAAATCTAAAAGCAGCAATCGCTGCTGAATTGAGTGTGGATGAAtcagagaaaaatattaaaatccgATACATAGTTGAAG TGAAGGAGAATCAATTCTATAAGGACAAAGCAACTCTAGTTGACGTAATGgtcaaatacaaaatcaataatgaatttaattttaaggTTAAAAGATCCTACAGTAAAAG TTATGTGTTAGTATGCTTTTCAGACGATtgttgttggagaatgaaagcTTCATGTTGGAAAAAATCCGATATATTCAAAGTTAGATATTTTAATAGTGAACATTCATGTGCACTGAGAGATAGAattttcaacaaagttcatgctacaaaggcttttgTTAGTTCATTCACAGCacctaaattggttaatcataagagaattctcACCCCTAATGATATACGAGAGGATATTAAATCAGCGTATAGAattgatattacctatcaacaGGCATGGCGTTCAAAAGAGAATGCTTTGGAGATGTTAAGGGGAAAACCTGCTGATGGATATAGACAGCTGTCTGCATACCTACATATGCTAAAAACCGTATATCCAAATTCGTACATAAGTATGCACAAGTCATCAACTGATGAGTTCATGTATTTGTTCATAGCGTTAAGGCCTTTGATGAGGGGGTTTCAATTTTGTCGACCAGTAATTGTTGTTGACGGTGCGCATcttgatggaccttataaagggaCGTTTGTATCAGCTAGCTCACTTGATGGGGCAG gttgcATATTGCCGTTGGCGTATGGTGTTGTTGATACAGAAAATGATGCATCATGGACGCGGTTTTTTCAGAATTTCAAGAATGCATTTAATGAGAGggacaatat ATCtgtatttgatacatga
- the LOC129887507 gene encoding disease resistance protein Roq1-like has product MASTSSSSSTQNWKNDVFLSFRGEDTRKTFVGHLYYALKQKGIHTFKDDERLERGKSISPELGKAIEESRFAIVIFSKNYASSTWCLDELGKIMECKKELGQTVIPIFYDVDPSHVTKQSGSFAKSFATHEENLKDDVEKVLCWRDAFRQAGRIAGYDLPNAFDGHESNCIQHVVEGILSKLCQVISIIGNDLVGMESRMHEVSSFLRMESPDVRFIGLWGMGGIGKTTIASAVFGKYSGQFEGVCFLDNVAEMQRTRGLQYLQGVLLSKILKVNLTIASVYEGMRIIKERLRSMKVLIIIDDVNQKDQLEMLVGGRDWFGIGSRILITTTDKHLLHNHEVDEVYSVNLMTLNEAIELFSLHAFKQRIPDKDFEELINQFVQNAGFLPLALKVLGSSLYGLDKIEWKCTVDRLEDMPDHVLAKLKISFEGLSSSDQRLFLDIGCFYRGKLRSYVEEMLESCDIGSTIRVLIEKSLLFVSPYDTIEMHDLIQEMAWHIVRQGDTRRSRIWLPEDIEDLFTGNLEADAVEGLSIPRNYIPKQDISYYNINEVFRKMKRLRMLVVRATNFCSIDPITHLPSSIRWLDWEGCPLTSLPQSFEPSKLLRLDILESTTLQKLWSISKGLDKLKTLYLSYCEHLEEVPSFDMMPNLERVKLEGCKSLREVSPSFGVLMKLTSIELIDCQSLENLPSCIEMGSLKSLKLSCLPELRELPETKGMHRLLTLELTNCQNLEKLPSFDHMESLETLKLSCLPKVTTFPPPDGMHCLQDIVIEYVLIVELPASIGNLRSLKQLRLSHCKDLVSIPNSFCCLKNLRVLLIYNCKRLVYFPEKIGDLKLLKKLVVSGTAISQIPPSVADLGELNFLSFSRWSGYRQGATFLLPPASGGSSSLRLFKLNKNRLCSGEHFQGLGGLSSLAHLDLTRNDFTSFSESTNQLFHYLDITFCEKLALPQLPQCIKELYACDPLILKSIPDFLTRYSELYSVAFTRHIENKGVLTDILLFVLQTISVASQCEKRLPFSLFFPGDIRWNGFTYYRKEQMKRFSTQLDPRWYESKFKGFVICFRVPSVIGQNLKPSDVKSQRGSSRRFGCTKVTAKLVQRYNRQEHDVLQKKCLIVARQTFFSHGSKYAICFSYIPFVAPLWHHTSSSEKGKKFLNEHCFFEASIEPDIATKWGLLLVYENKIQQIDQSTIAVQHDVDSRNSDMFRECNDDQGQKMENASVKRRRLDSISTSIIPNQQMETPSSSAAQSYQHREESCSSGQPQTVQLPRADPRVDDAIDEATSCLVFEQNETFEVSPDEHKDNSVTTGSGCSEVSQHLETQCTSGQSQALQLFPEHS; this is encoded by the exons ATGGCTTCTACTTCTAGTTCATCCAGTACTCAAAATTGGAAGAATGATGTTTTCTTGAGTTTTAGAGGTGAAGATACGCGTAAAACTTTTGTAGGTCATCTCTACTATGCTCTAAAACAAAAAGGGATTCATACATTCAAAGATGATGAAAGGTTGGAAAGAGGAAAATCCATTTCACCTGAACTTGGAAAAGCTATTGAAGAATCAAGATTTGCAATTGTTATATTCTCTAAGAATTATGCATCTTCCACTTGGTGCTTGGATGAACTTGGCAAAATCATGGAATGTAAGAAAGAATTAGGGCAAACTGTGATACCTATATTCTATGATGTAGATCCATCACATGTAACTAAGCAAAGTGGAAGTTTTGCTAAATCATTTGCCACACATGAGGAAAATTTGAAAGATGATGTTGAGAAGGTGTTATGCTGGAGGGATGCATTTCGTCAAGCAGGCAGAATAGCAGGATATGATTTACCAAATGCCTTCGATGG GCATGAATCTAATTGCATTCAGCATGTTGTTGAAGGCATACTGAGTAAATTATgtcaagttatttcaataatTGGAAATGATTTGGTGGGGATGGAATCTCGAATGCATGAAGTAAGTTCATTCCTAAGGATGGAATCACCTGATGTTCGTTTTATTGGACTTTGGGGGATGGGCGGCATTGGTAAGACAACAATTGCAAGTGCTGTGTTTGGCAAATATTCTGGCCAATTTGAAGGtgtttgttttcttgataaCGTTGCAGAAATGCAAAGGACACGTGGACTGCAATATCTGCAAGGTGTTCTCCTCTCGAAAATCCTCAAGGtaaacttaactatagcgagtGTGTATGAAGGCATGAGAATCATAAAGGAGAGGCTACGCTCAATGAAGGTTTTGATCATTATTGATGATGTAAATCAAAAAGATCAATTAGAAATGTTAGTTGGAGGGCGTGACTGGTTTGGTATCGGCAGTAGAATTTTGATTACAACGACAGATAAACACTTGTTACATAATCATGAGGTGGATGAAGTGTATTCAGTTAACTTGATGACTCTCAATGAAGCGATTGAGCTATTCAGCCTACATGCTTTTAAGCAAAGAATTCCTGATAAAGATTTTGAGGAGCTTATAAATCAATTTGTACAGAATGCTGGTTTTCTCCCTTTAGCTCTGAAAGTTCTAGGTTCGTCTCTCTACGGGCTAGACAAGATTGAATGGAAATGCACAGTGGACAGACTTGAGGATATGCCGGATCATGTTCTTGCTAAGCTTAAGATAAGTTTTGAAGGACTAAGTTCTTCTGATCAGAGACTATTTCTCGATATTGGATGCTTTTATAGAGGAAAATTGAGGAGTTATGTAGAGGAAATGCTAGAgagttgtgatattggatcTACAATAAGAGTCTTAATTGAAAAGTCTCTCTTATTTGTCTCACCATATGACACAATCGAAATGCATGATTTGATACAAGAAATGGCCTGGCATATCGTGAGACAAGGTGACACAAGAAGGAGCAGAATATGGCTTCCTGAGGACATCGAGGATTTGTTTACTGGAAATTTG GAGGCAGATGCTGTGGAGGGCCTATCGATCCCAAGGAATTACATACCAAAACAGGATATATCATATTACAACATAAATGAAGTATTCAGGAAAATGAAAAGATTAAGGATGCTTGTAGTTAGAGCAACAAATTTCTGCTCTATTGATCCGATCACTCATCTTCCTAGCAGCATAAGGTGGCTTGATTGGGAAGGTTGCCCTCTAACTTCATTGCCACAGAGTTTTGAACCTTCAAAGCTTCTTCGTCTAGATATACTTGAAAGTACTACACTTCAGAAGCTCTGGTCAATTTCAAAG GGCTTGGACAAACTTAAAACTTTGTACCTCAGCTACTGTGAGCACTTAGAGGAAGTTCCAAGCTTTGATATGATGCCAAATTTAGAGAGAGTAAAGCTAGAGGGATGTAAGAGTTTGAGAGAAGTCAGCCCATCCTTTGGAGTTCTAATGAAACTCACTTCAATTGAACTAATTGATTGCCAGAGCCTTGAGAATCTTCCAAGTTGTATTGAAATGGGATCTCTTAAGAGTCTCAAACTTTCTTGTCTTCCAGAATTGAGGGAATTGCCAGAAACCAAGGGGATGCACCGTTTGTTGACATTAGAGCTGACTAACTGTCAAAACCTTGAGAAGCTTCCAAGTTTTGATCATATGGAATCCCTTGAGACTCTTAAACTTTCTTGTCTTCCAAAAGTAACGACATTTCCTCCACCTGATGGGATGCACTGTTTACAAGACATTGTTATCGAATATGTTCTGATAGTAGAGCTCCCAGCATCAATTGGGAATCTTCGTTCCCTCAAACAACTAAGATTAAGTCATTGCAAAGATCTGGTAAGCATTCCAAACAGCTTTTGTTGTCTGAAGAATCTAAGAGTTCTTCTGATCTACAACTGCAAAAGACTAGTTTATTTTCCAGAAAAGATTGGTGACTTGAAACTGTTAAAGAAGCTAGTAGTATCTGGTACTGCAATTTCCCAGATACCACCTTCAGTTGCAGATCTTGGTGAACTAAACTTTTTATCGTTCTCTCGCTGGTCTGGATACAGACAAGGTGCAACTTTTCTGTTACCTCCTGCATCAGGTGGATCGTCATCGTTGAGGTTGTTTAAGCTTAATAAAAACAGGCTATGTAGTGGAGAACATTTTCAGGGTCTTGGAGGTTTATCTTCTTTGGCTCACTTGGATTTGACTAGAAATGATTTTACTAGTTTCAGTGAAAGCACCAATCAGCTCTTTCATTACTTAGACATAACATTTTGTGAGAAGCTAGCATTGCCTCAACTTCCACAATGCATAAAGGAGTTATATGCATGTGATCCTTTAATCTTGAAAAGCATCCCTGATTTTCTTACCAGATATTCAGAGCTCTATTCAGTTGCATTCACGCGCCATATTGAGAACAAAGGTGTACTGACTGATATCTTGCTTTTCGTCCTCCAAACAATAAGTGTGGCATCTCAG TGTGAGAAAAGGTTGCCATTTAGCCTTTTTTTCCCTGGAGATATAAGATGGAATGGTTTCACTTATTATCGGAAAGAACAAATGAAAAGATTCTCTACTCAACTCGATCCACGTTGGTATGAAAGTAAATTCAAAGGATTTGTTATATGCTTTCGTGTACCATCGGTTATTGGTCAGAACCTGAAACCTTCAGATGTTAAATCACAACGAGGAAGTAGTCGTAGGTTTGGATGCACTAAGGTTACTGCTAAGTTAGTGCAAAGATATAACAGGCAAGAACATGATGTACTCCAGAAAAAATGTTTGATTGTTGCTCGCCAAACGTTTTTCTCTCATGGTAGTAAATATGCCATTTGTTTTAGCTACATACCTTTTGTGGcaccactatggcatcatacTTCTAGTAGTGAGAAGGGGAAGAAGTTTCTGAATGAGCATTGCTTCTTCGAGGCATCAATAGAACCAGACATTGCAACAAAATGGGGACTTCTTCTAGTGTATGAGAATAAAATTCAACAGATTGATCAATCAACCATTGCAGTCCAGCATGATGTTGATTCTCGAAATTCTGACATGTTTAGAGAATGTAATGATGACCAAGGCCAGAAAATGGAGAATGCTTCTGTTAAGAGAAGACGTCTTGATTCGATCTCTACCAGTATTATTCCTAATCAACAAATGGAAACACCAAGCTCTTCTGCAGCTCAAAGCTACCAACACAGGGAAGAGTCGTGCTCTTCAGGACAGCCCCAAACTGTACAGCTACCTCGAGCTGATCCGAGAGTTGATGATGCAATAGATGAGGCTACCTCATGCTTGGTATTTGAACAGAATGAAACTTTTGAAGTCTCTCCAGATGAGCACAAAGATAATTCAGTGACAACTGGATCTGGCTGCTCTGAAGTATCCCAACATTTGGAGACACAATGCACTTCTGGACAATCTCAAGCTCTCCAGCTCTTTCCCGAGCATTCATGA